Genomic segment of Arachis stenosperma cultivar V10309 chromosome 4, arast.V10309.gnm1.PFL2, whole genome shotgun sequence:
TAATTGGATTGGGATTTAGGAACTTtgtttttcatttaattttttggttCTTGAAACTTTACTAGTTAAGTTTTTTAATTGCTACCTACAACCTAAATGGTTACAtagttaattatatatttttttataagtttatttattttagtgtaGTGAATTTGATATGGACTAcagaattttcttttaaaaataatgtgAATTTATTGCTACTGTGATTCTCATTTTAGATTTCATAGATTATAAATTATGTACTTCTATTTGTTTAGGTTTAATATGGCTTCAAATGCGgataatgataaaaataatactgGAGTTGAAACTGATCGTGGTTGTGCATCCAAAAAGATTGCTAAAAATACTGCAGGAAATAGGAGTGACAAAGCTTGGAAGCATGGAATTTCGGTTGATGGAGatgccaaaaaaataaaatgcaagTATTGTGATAAGGTGGTGACAGGAGGAGTATATAGGTTGAAACATCATTTGGCAGGAACAAAAAAAGATGTTGAACCTTGCATGGGTGTTTCTGATGAGGTTAAAAAGGAtatgtttgatattgttgttggtttgcaaaaaaatttagttaagaAGACAAGAGAATTTGAAGAAAAGATACAAAGTAAAGAcgaaggagtagaagaagaaggggatGCCTTAGTTGGtgagaagagaaagggaaaaGAAATACAGACACCAGCAAGTCTCTTTAAGAAAAGGGGTGTGAGCACTCAAACAACAATCAACTCAATTTTTAAGAAGGGCTTAAGGGAAGAGGCGTGTGATGAAATTGCTTCGTTCATCTACAATAATGCTATTCCCTTTAATGTTGCAAGGTCTGAAGAATACCATAACATGTTTGAGAAGGTTGCCCGCCATGGATTAGGATTCAAGCCACCTTCTTATGATGAGTTAAGAGgaaaattattgaagaagaaggtAGAGTCAACCAAACTAACATTAGAAGAACATAAAGCTGAATGGAAGAAAACTGGATGCACTATTATGACAGATGGTTGGACGGATAAAAGAAGGAGAACTATTCTCAACTTTCTTGTGAATAGTCCTAAGGGAACTGTTTTCTTGAAATCCATTAATGCTTCTGATATATGCAAAACAGCTGAAAAGATATTCAAGATGATTGATGAAGTTGTAGAGGAAGTGGGAGAAGAGAATGTGGTTCAAGTTGTAACTGATAATGCAGCTAACTACAAAAAGGCAGGACAAATGTTAATGGAAAAGAGAAAGAATCTTTATTGGACTCCTTGTGCTGCTCATTGCATTGATTTGATGCTTGAAGATTTTGAGAAGAAGCTAGATCTTCACAAAGACACCATTGCCAAAGGAAGAAAGCTAACTACTTACATATATTCTAGGACTTCTCTAATTTCCCTTTTACAACAGCATACCAAAGGAAGAGATTTGGTGAGACCAGGTATGACGCGATTTGCTACGTCCTACCTTACTTTGGGTAGTCTTAATGAGAAGAAGAATCCAATAATTAGAATGTTCATCTCGGATGAATGGAAGGAAAGCAAGTGCTCAAAGACAAGAGATGGGAAAAACATTGAAAATATTGTTTTGGATAAAACATTTTGGGGAAACATTATCCATTGCTTGAGAGGTGCTTATCCTCTTCTTCATGTGCTTCGTATAGTGGATTCAGAGGGTAAGGCAGCTATGGGATATATGTATTCTGAAATTGATCGTGCTAAAGAAAAGATTAAAGATGCTTTTCAAAGTGTTGAACTAAGGTAATAAAACTAGtaataagtaaatatttttctctcagttttatcatttaattatttactaattaactaattgtctaattcactatttttatgtttttctttagTTATAAACCTTTGTGGGATATTATTGATGCAAGATGGGACAAGCAACTCTTTAGGCCTTTGCATGCTGCAGGATATTATTTGAATCCACAAATTCATTATAGTCCTAATTTTAAGGTTGAGTATGATGTTAAAAAAGGACTTTATGATTGTTTGGATATACTTGTGAGAGATCCTGCACTCATTACAATTATTGATAGTCAACTTGAAGATTTCAAGAGTAAGGCTAAATTTTTTGGTAGAGATGTTGCCAAGAATGCTCTCAAAACTAAAACACCCTCACAATGGTGGGATTC
This window contains:
- the LOC130975719 gene encoding uncharacterized protein LOC130975719, whose translation is MTKTKEVINVEERMIQKTRGEREKENEETWQEIRRRSQTTVSPPAFFNLLAAIASHIPHLELRRFNLSSHHCVVSFLPLASALLHLAVSPSLLVTGFTALPLPHRFGLAVNVGASFFFAVDCYYSFIKNRCFCSSFSLEGFGYGSPNPSSSRFAGGFKLRRRFPPHPLSSNVVHPFHREHYSGIDVDDNSKRKDWTKVVIEKNDGDKIDILVIPVSVSTSVPGGAGIHGIAVEDREIVQSCRLHQKKRICGFNMASNADNDKNNTGVETDRGCASKKIAKNTAGNRSDKAWKHGISVDGDAKKIKCKYCDKVVTGGVYRLKHHLAGTKKDVEPCMGVSDEVKKDMFDIVVGLQKNLVKKTREFEEKIQRRSEEYHNMFEKVARHGLGFKPPSYDELRGKLLKKKVESTKLTLEEHKAEWKKTGCTIMTDGWTDKRRRTILNFLVNSPKGTVFLKSINASDICKTAEKIFKMIDEVVEEVGEENVVQVVTDNAANYKKAGQMLMEKRKNLYWTPCAAHCIDLMLEDFEKKLDLHKDTIAKGRKLTTYIYSRTSLISLLQQHTKGRDLVRPGMTRFATSYLTLGSLNEKKNPIIRMFISDEWKESKCSKTRDGKNIENIVLDKTFWGNIIHCLRGAYPLLHVLRIVDSEGKAAMGYMYSEIDRAKEKIKDAFQSVELSYKPLWDIIDARWDKQLFRPLHAAGYYLNPQIHYSPNFKVEYDVKKGLYDCLDILVRDPALITIIDSQLEDFKSKAKFFGRDVAKNALKTKTPSQWWDSYGDEHPELQKFAIRVLSLTCSSSGCERNWSAFEMVHTKRRNRLKTSTMNDVVFVMTNSRLARKKPSRNTADYSLEDLDSDEEWIVEDENIMENMEEFDTQNDVNLAPQEDRGKDGGPLIDLEIPLFDDDAFNELLNFSPNENQNVGEHDDHDVNKLL